Proteins from a single region of Fibrobacter sp.:
- a CDS encoding sulfite exporter TauE/SafE family protein: MIDATWWAYAQYPAFFILGAIVSLINSIAGGGSTLSLPIMIFLGMPATVANGTNRIGLIIGNCSSAFNLMKHGYLNKKIFLQLLIPTIVGTCIGVCFLVHIGDRAFQAILACVICLVVVMSNLRKDILGKPPATPPEKLTWKGAVGFAMISIYGCIVQVGVGFVQIFALTRYTGLEPIRVNALKNALTNVFLLVSTTALGIAGKINWPIAIVMAAGAWLGGYCGSFLQRKKGNKFIQHFVSATSIAMAIYLVVDLIVE; the protein is encoded by the coding sequence ATGATAGACGCCACGTGGTGGGCGTATGCGCAGTATCCCGCCTTCTTTATTCTCGGCGCCATCGTAAGCCTCATCAACAGCATCGCGGGCGGCGGTTCCACGCTTAGCCTGCCCATCATGATTTTCCTCGGCATGCCCGCGACCGTCGCGAACGGCACCAACCGAATCGGGCTTATCATCGGGAACTGCAGCAGCGCCTTCAACCTGATGAAGCACGGCTACCTCAACAAGAAAATCTTCTTGCAGTTGCTTATCCCCACCATCGTCGGGACGTGCATCGGCGTGTGCTTTCTCGTCCACATCGGCGACCGCGCCTTCCAAGCGATACTCGCCTGCGTCATCTGTCTCGTGGTCGTGATGAGCAACCTGCGCAAGGACATCCTCGGCAAGCCCCCTGCAACCCCGCCTGAAAAACTCACGTGGAAAGGTGCCGTCGGGTTCGCGATGATTTCTATATACGGCTGCATCGTGCAGGTGGGCGTGGGCTTCGTACAAATCTTTGCACTCACGCGCTACACCGGGCTTGAACCCATCCGCGTGAACGCCCTCAAGAACGCACTCACCAACGTGTTCCTACTCGTGAGCACCACGGCACTCGGCATCGCGGGCAAAATCAACTGGCCCATCGCCATCGTGATGGCCGCGGGCGCATGGCTCGGCGGCTACTGCGGCAGCTTTTTGCAGCGCAAAAAAGGCAACAAGTTCATCCAACATTTCGTGAGCGCGACAAGCATCGCGATGGCCATCTACCTTGTGGTCGACCTCATCGTCGAGTAA
- a CDS encoding ribose-phosphate pyrophosphokinase has protein sequence MSDRFIVTGNFTDDPFAIDMAQYIGLREDISDVVSLKTFANSEFCPRYMLDVADMEHIGRRLEGKIVLICSVSNHERSRNDYAMRNCILARAAKDNGAEQVVLVEPDLFYSAQDRGPHRIGPLEKDRSDVDLKKFDGQAFTSLLYAELLKKSGVDAVVTVHNHSIKVQNLFNEIFEGHFHNLIPTDVYAHYIKSSNFVQTGKDGNNLVIVSPDKGARPFMNAVYDALQLPECKRVVMDKVRTGEREISMTFNPELSDISIEEIEGKDVIVFDDMVRTGTTIVQCCEHIKKGNPNRVCFGVTHFHTSAEAREKLNSPAIDEILTTSTLPDIMNRDCQGRLRKKLTVLKLGKWIARHVMQMYGMDDGRFEKDFYKIDMSSKNPRWPPVFF, from the coding sequence ATGTCAGATCGTTTTATCGTGACCGGCAACTTCACCGATGACCCGTTCGCCATCGACATGGCCCAGTACATCGGCCTCCGTGAAGACATCTCCGACGTGGTCTCCCTGAAGACTTTCGCCAACTCCGAATTCTGCCCCCGCTACATGCTGGATGTGGCCGACATGGAGCATATCGGCCGCCGCCTCGAAGGCAAAATCGTCCTGATTTGCTCGGTTTCGAACCATGAACGCAGCCGTAACGACTACGCCATGCGCAACTGCATTTTGGCCCGCGCCGCTAAGGACAATGGTGCCGAGCAGGTGGTGCTCGTTGAACCCGACCTGTTCTACAGCGCCCAGGACCGTGGCCCGCACCGCATTGGCCCTCTCGAGAAGGACCGCTCCGATGTTGACTTGAAGAAGTTCGACGGCCAGGCCTTTACGAGCCTCCTTTACGCTGAACTCCTCAAGAAGTCCGGTGTCGACGCCGTGGTGACGGTCCACAACCACAGCATCAAGGTGCAGAACCTCTTCAACGAAATTTTCGAAGGCCACTTCCACAACCTGATTCCGACTGACGTTTACGCTCACTACATCAAGAGCAGCAACTTCGTGCAGACCGGCAAGGACGGCAACAACCTCGTGATCGTCTCCCCGGACAAGGGCGCCCGCCCGTTCATGAACGCTGTTTACGATGCATTGCAGCTCCCGGAATGCAAGCGCGTGGTGATGGACAAGGTCCGTACCGGTGAACGTGAAATCAGCATGACCTTCAACCCGGAACTTTCCGACATCAGCATCGAAGAAATCGAAGGCAAGGACGTGATCGTGTTCGACGACATGGTCCGTACCGGTACGACGATCGTGCAGTGCTGCGAACACATCAAGAAGGGCAACCCGAACCGTGTTTGCTTCGGCGTTACGCACTTCCACACCAGTGCCGAAGCCCGCGAAAAGCTCAACAGCCCGGCCATCGACGAAATCCTCACGACGTCCACTCTCCCGGACATCATGAACCGCGACTGCCAGGGCCGCCTCCGCAAGAAGCTCACCGTGCTCAAGCTCGGCAAGTGGATTGCTCGCCACGTGATGCAGATGTACGGCATGGACGATGGCCGCTTCGAGAAGGACTTCTACAAGATCGATATGTCTTCGAAGAACCCGCGTTGGCCGCCTGTATTCTTTTAA
- a CDS encoding metallophosphoesterase, translating to MIFIFILIFGVLFLFVNLRQVAPGNKGSILAGALVVLLPVCFIFREMFWACVGQAFLSVWLCEALLLYICWWIFRLGRRALGHRPMPQRTTVIAARVLLIASFAVTGVMCVVGYFHNADYKLRDTTIQLLVESPRSSFAGDSSAAVDSAGTPVPDTSVAADSAQVAHDSAAVAFDSAQVLQDSSVPVAPRNFTVLFFSDLHMDPLFCRGKVERMLREADSLKPDLILFGGDFADEHDSVLTNQGYDTLFAKFAAAARVGAYAVGGNHEAYTERAGSDIAGFLRRSGWVYLDDSTVCTEVACITGRTDLQMAAARGVERMPLSLLDPAKLGSSTSRATLAVKGLPWLLMDHQPRGIEPEYSGRMPDFAFSGHTHAGQFFPGTVIINWVWRLAYGFGTLDSVRWLVSSGVDSWGPPVRVGSDTEMWFLRFETRLP from the coding sequence GTGATTTTCATTTTCATCCTTATTTTCGGAGTGCTCTTCCTGTTCGTGAATTTGCGGCAGGTCGCCCCCGGGAACAAGGGTAGCATTCTGGCGGGTGCGCTCGTGGTGCTCCTGCCTGTTTGCTTCATATTCCGCGAAATGTTCTGGGCGTGCGTGGGGCAGGCGTTCCTTTCGGTATGGCTGTGCGAAGCGCTGCTCCTGTATATTTGCTGGTGGATTTTTAGGCTGGGTCGCCGTGCGCTAGGGCACAGGCCCATGCCGCAGCGCACTACGGTTATTGCCGCCCGCGTATTGCTCATTGCATCGTTCGCGGTCACGGGCGTGATGTGTGTTGTGGGCTATTTCCACAATGCGGATTATAAACTGCGGGATACGACAATCCAGCTTCTCGTGGAAAGCCCGCGCAGTTCTTTTGCGGGCGATTCTTCCGCTGCAGTTGATTCCGCGGGCACTCCCGTTCCCGATACCTCTGTCGCGGCTGATTCTGCGCAGGTCGCGCACGACTCAGCTGCCGTTGCGTTTGATTCTGCGCAGGTCTTGCAAGATTCCTCTGTCCCTGTCGCGCCCAGGAATTTCACGGTGCTGTTCTTCAGCGACCTCCACATGGACCCGCTCTTCTGCCGCGGGAAGGTGGAACGCATGCTGCGCGAGGCCGACAGCCTCAAGCCCGACTTGATACTTTTCGGCGGCGACTTCGCCGACGAGCACGATTCCGTATTGACGAACCAGGGCTACGATACTTTGTTCGCAAAATTCGCCGCCGCTGCCCGCGTGGGCGCATATGCCGTCGGCGGGAATCACGAGGCCTACACGGAGCGTGCCGGCAGCGACATCGCGGGATTCCTGAGGCGTAGCGGCTGGGTATACTTGGATGATTCTACGGTCTGCACGGAGGTCGCCTGCATTACCGGGCGCACGGACCTGCAGATGGCGGCTGCCCGCGGGGTAGAGCGCATGCCGCTTTCGCTTCTCGATCCGGCAAAACTCGGGTCTTCGACCTCCCGCGCTACTCTCGCGGTGAAAGGACTTCCCTGGCTGCTCATGGACCACCAGCCGAGGGGTATCGAACCCGAATATTCGGGCCGTATGCCGGATTTCGCGTTCTCGGGCCATACGCATGCCGGCCAGTTCTTCCCCGGAACCGTCATCATAAACTGGGTCTGGCGCCTCGCTTACGGGTTCGGCACGCTCGATTCCGTCCGGTGGCTTGTATCCAGCGGGGTGGACAGTTGGGGCCCTCCGGTGCGTGTCGGGAGCGATACCGAGATGTGGTTCCTGCGTTTCGAGACGCGGCTTCCGTAA
- the tmk gene encoding dTMP kinase yields MKTAKRFFCLEGIDGSGKSTHIENLASALEAEGYSVVKLREPGGAKVSERIREILLDPAFKGIMSDKAELLLYNAARAQVIHEIIQPALDAGKIVIADRFAWSTFAYQGYARGLGADMVQQLTEVTCGGCIPELTVVLDLTVEQSRARTAKRGEAPDRLEQEKADFFERVRQGYLAAAREYPDCVAAVDANRSKEEVSADIYKLVKSRL; encoded by the coding sequence ATGAAAACAGCGAAGAGATTCTTTTGTCTTGAAGGTATCGACGGGTCGGGTAAGTCGACCCATATCGAGAATCTTGCATCGGCCCTTGAGGCGGAAGGTTATTCCGTCGTGAAGCTTCGCGAACCGGGCGGGGCGAAAGTTTCTGAACGTATCCGCGAGATTCTTCTGGACCCAGCGTTCAAGGGAATCATGAGCGACAAGGCGGAACTTTTGCTGTACAATGCCGCCCGCGCTCAGGTGATACACGAAATCATCCAGCCGGCGCTTGATGCGGGCAAGATCGTTATTGCCGACCGTTTTGCGTGGAGCACGTTTGCCTACCAGGGATACGCCCGCGGGCTTGGCGCCGACATGGTGCAGCAGCTTACGGAAGTTACCTGCGGCGGCTGCATTCCGGAACTGACCGTAGTGCTCGACCTGACGGTGGAACAGAGCCGCGCGCGCACCGCGAAGCGGGGCGAGGCACCCGATCGCCTCGAACAGGAGAAGGCCGACTTTTTCGAACGGGTGCGCCAGGGGTACCTGGCCGCGGCTCGTGAATACCCCGACTGCGTTGCGGCGGTAGATGCGAACCGCTCTAAAGAAGAAGTTTCCGCCGACATCTATAAGTTGGTGAAGTCGAGGCTTTAG
- a CDS encoding transglycosylase domain-containing protein, protein MANAKRKQTKSAPTPFPIKVLKILAAFALVGIICCIPAYIFVFKILPERDPDNQFNRDTILQVLSGETRVYYNDGNELLGAFFDANHRLYVPYGDIPKDIVNALIAAEDAGYWNHNGFSMQGFLRAMLANIKSGHMRQGGSTLTQQTAKNVLGREERSIKAKWKELINALRLEKHFSKEDILEFYLNQFHVSGTGKGVAIAAQYFFDKELKDLSLAECAFIAGSVKGPFNYDPFIQRTEERKEKALKRGEERLRYVLGRMVDEGYIDQEQMNDALSEPLHFKHGNFRFSVSTTLERIDEKLSSEFYQKLFEQHDISDWRKAQLEIVTTLDARSQDAAKRALQNNISNLQMQLGGFVLPKAQYANKAVSARKGDYLYGAVDTVIHSEKGELKALRLSFGQLKGEVGEQSLKEFGKQVGKDPAAVLGNQMKKGAILLVSILDEKKVNGFIPCKIETEPVLQGGLVAIRNGKVVASQGGFHNTDFDRSFKALRQLGSSWKPILYALALKHKWNYMNILENDFNVFQHVNQFYYPRPDHKNKGDLVSIAWAATRSENIASIWLLDHLLDKLSQEEFNSVAQENGFARNSDEDSKAYFERLRDKFGLTMKEGVKREIEFTRAQYALAAQYESEEKYERAIDVLDLRVGTYNDIAMKQAKKDEKTRAFVGHNFKNYSEILHKREVQELDPDLSEALPPLDSVKLFRNFTLGDVKRLTVMMAQVDPESDYLDETHLRYWPDFRRSLAMAEYARFAHEIGINQKLQKVFSMPLGVNEITLAEISTAYQSILTGKVFKCKDGEWNEPCFIKEIKKDGQSIFKNSVESKVILDSLITSQMGAMLRSVFVNGTARSQVNALTVVSSDKSTSLRYPALGKTGTTNDYRNVAFLGAIPTYVSEKEGIALDSVVAIGSYVGFDNNKPLRSGRTRIAGASGGLPQWAAFAKEEIEILGTPEYIDFFDISMLAEGEVPLHLANERGQITVDPMSGFYIADASQGRPLPYIEAPGFVPPQVQEKAAETIATEGIMTSMPIPNAANGTLENGEAPSAQAGTQAAEAAPAGSEQAAATQNAEQAGTTADAPSAQAAPTAPAAAPATTTPAPAEPKAAAMPKDDDWDLPAGMDGGAFVPIEAE, encoded by the coding sequence ATGGCAAACGCAAAAAGAAAACAAACGAAATCGGCCCCGACTCCCTTTCCGATAAAAGTTCTCAAGATATTGGCGGCTTTTGCGCTGGTCGGCATCATCTGCTGCATCCCCGCGTACATTTTCGTATTCAAAATCCTCCCCGAACGCGACCCCGACAACCAGTTCAACCGCGACACCATCCTGCAGGTGCTCTCCGGCGAGACCCGCGTGTACTACAACGACGGCAACGAACTGCTCGGAGCATTCTTCGACGCCAACCACCGCCTGTACGTGCCCTACGGCGACATCCCGAAGGACATCGTTAACGCGCTTATCGCCGCCGAAGACGCGGGCTACTGGAACCACAACGGGTTCAGCATGCAGGGATTCCTCCGCGCGATGCTCGCAAACATCAAGAGCGGCCACATGCGCCAGGGCGGCTCCACGCTCACGCAGCAGACGGCCAAGAACGTGCTCGGGCGCGAAGAACGCAGCATCAAGGCGAAGTGGAAGGAACTCATCAACGCGCTGCGCCTCGAAAAGCACTTCAGCAAGGAAGACATCCTGGAATTCTACCTGAACCAGTTCCACGTATCGGGAACGGGCAAGGGCGTGGCCATCGCGGCCCAGTACTTCTTCGACAAGGAACTCAAGGACCTCTCGCTCGCCGAATGCGCATTCATCGCAGGCTCGGTGAAGGGCCCGTTCAACTACGACCCGTTCATCCAGCGCACCGAGGAACGCAAGGAAAAGGCGCTCAAGCGCGGTGAAGAACGCCTGCGCTACGTGCTCGGCCGCATGGTCGATGAAGGCTATATCGACCAGGAACAGATGAACGACGCGCTTTCCGAACCGCTGCACTTCAAGCACGGCAACTTCCGCTTCAGCGTGTCGACGACGCTCGAAAGGATCGACGAGAAGCTCTCCAGCGAATTCTACCAGAAGCTCTTCGAACAGCACGACATCAGCGACTGGCGCAAGGCCCAGCTCGAAATCGTGACCACCCTCGACGCGAGGAGCCAGGACGCGGCCAAGCGCGCCCTCCAGAACAACATCAGCAACCTCCAGATGCAGCTCGGCGGATTCGTGCTCCCGAAGGCGCAGTACGCGAACAAGGCGGTGAGCGCCCGCAAGGGTGACTACCTCTACGGCGCGGTCGACACGGTAATCCACAGCGAGAAGGGCGAACTCAAGGCGCTGCGCCTCTCCTTCGGGCAGCTGAAGGGCGAAGTGGGCGAACAGTCGCTCAAGGAATTCGGCAAGCAGGTCGGCAAGGACCCCGCCGCCGTACTCGGGAACCAGATGAAGAAGGGCGCCATCCTCCTGGTGAGCATCCTCGACGAGAAAAAGGTGAACGGATTCATCCCGTGCAAGATCGAGACGGAACCCGTACTCCAGGGCGGTCTCGTGGCCATAAGGAACGGCAAGGTCGTCGCATCGCAGGGCGGCTTCCACAATACGGACTTCGACCGCAGCTTCAAGGCTCTCCGCCAGCTCGGTTCCAGCTGGAAGCCCATCCTTTACGCGCTCGCGCTCAAGCACAAGTGGAACTACATGAACATCCTCGAGAACGACTTCAACGTGTTCCAACACGTGAACCAGTTCTACTACCCGCGACCGGACCACAAGAACAAGGGCGACCTCGTGAGCATCGCGTGGGCGGCGACGCGTTCCGAAAACATCGCAAGCATCTGGCTTTTGGACCACCTGCTCGACAAGCTCTCGCAAGAAGAATTCAATTCCGTCGCGCAGGAGAACGGGTTCGCCCGCAACAGCGACGAAGACAGCAAGGCATACTTCGAGAGGCTGCGCGACAAGTTCGGCCTCACCATGAAGGAAGGCGTAAAGCGCGAAATCGAGTTCACGAGGGCGCAATACGCGCTCGCCGCGCAGTACGAATCCGAAGAGAAGTACGAACGCGCCATCGACGTGCTGGACCTGCGCGTCGGCACCTACAACGACATCGCGATGAAGCAGGCGAAAAAAGACGAGAAGACGCGCGCTTTCGTCGGGCACAACTTCAAGAACTATTCCGAAATCCTCCACAAGCGCGAAGTGCAGGAACTCGACCCGGACCTCTCCGAAGCGCTCCCGCCGCTCGATTCGGTGAAGCTGTTCCGCAACTTCACGCTGGGCGACGTGAAACGCCTCACCGTGATGATGGCGCAGGTCGACCCCGAAAGCGACTACCTCGACGAGACGCACCTGCGTTACTGGCCGGATTTCCGCCGCTCGCTCGCCATGGCGGAGTACGCGCGGTTCGCACATGAAATCGGCATCAACCAGAAACTGCAGAAAGTGTTCAGCATGCCGCTCGGCGTAAACGAGATTACGCTCGCCGAAATCAGCACCGCCTACCAGTCCATCCTCACGGGCAAGGTGTTCAAGTGCAAGGACGGCGAATGGAACGAACCGTGCTTCATCAAGGAAATCAAAAAAGACGGACAGTCCATCTTCAAGAACTCCGTGGAATCGAAGGTCATCCTCGATTCTCTCATCACCTCGCAGATGGGCGCCATGCTGCGCTCTGTGTTCGTGAACGGTACCGCGCGCAGCCAGGTGAACGCGCTTACCGTCGTCAGTTCCGACAAGAGCACCAGCCTGCGCTACCCGGCGCTCGGCAAGACGGGTACCACGAACGACTACAGGAACGTGGCGTTCCTGGGCGCCATCCCGACGTACGTTTCCGAAAAGGAAGGCATCGCGCTCGATTCCGTGGTGGCCATCGGAAGCTACGTGGGCTTCGACAACAACAAGCCGCTCCGTTCGGGCAGGACGCGCATAGCGGGCGCCTCGGGCGGCCTTCCGCAGTGGGCCGCATTCGCGAAGGAAGAAATTGAAATCCTCGGGACTCCGGAATACATCGACTTCTTCGACATCTCGATGCTTGCCGAAGGCGAAGTCCCGCTCCACCTCGCGAACGAACGCGGGCAGATTACCGTCGACCCGATGTCGGGCTTCTACATCGCGGACGCATCGCAGGGAAGGCCGTTGCCGTACATCGAGGCACCGGGCTTCGTGCCCCCGCAGGTGCAGGAGAAGGCGGCAGAAACGATTGCGACGGAAGGCATCATGACGAGCATGCCCATCCCGAACGCGGCAAACGGCACGCTTGAAAACGGCGAAGCGCCTTCCGCTCAGGCAGGCACGCAGGCCGCAGAAGCCGCACCCGCAGGCAGCGAGCAGGCAGCCGCAACGCAGAATGCAGAACAGGCAGGCACGACCGCCGATGCACCCAGCGCCCAGGCGGCACCTACCGCGCCCGCAGCGGCACCGGCCACAACGACACCCGCACCTGCCGAACCGAAGGCAGCGGCGATGCCCAAGGACGACGACTGGGATCTGCCTGCCGGAATGGACGGCGGCGCATTCGTGCCCATCGAGGCGGAATAA